A genomic segment from Deinococcus sp. YIM 77859 encodes:
- a CDS encoding MetQ/NlpA family ABC transporter substrate-binding protein, translating to MKKLLTLSALLFASLASAGTLRVGATPVPHAEILNFVKPTLAKQGVTLEIREFSDYVQPNLALADGSIDVNFFQHLPYLNEFQKNRPLGLVPGAKVHVEPIGLYSRRVKSLKELRSGATIAIPNDPSNSGRALKLLERAGLIRLKPGVGVTATVRDITTNLKRLRFRELEAAQLPRALADVDAAVINTNYALEAGLNPLKDALVLEDKRSPYANLLVAKPATLKNPDYLKLVKALQSPEVKAFLLKKYGGAVVPAF from the coding sequence ATGAAAAAGCTTCTGACCCTTTCTGCCCTGCTCTTCGCCTCCTTGGCCTCCGCCGGGACCCTGCGGGTGGGAGCCACACCCGTGCCGCACGCAGAAATTCTCAACTTTGTCAAGCCTACCCTCGCGAAGCAGGGCGTGACGCTCGAGATCCGCGAATTCAGCGACTACGTCCAGCCCAACCTGGCGCTTGCGGACGGCAGCATCGACGTGAATTTCTTCCAGCACCTGCCGTACCTCAACGAGTTCCAGAAGAACCGGCCCCTTGGCCTCGTTCCCGGCGCGAAGGTGCACGTGGAACCCATCGGGCTCTACAGCCGCCGGGTAAAGAGCCTCAAGGAACTGCGTTCCGGGGCGACGATTGCCATTCCCAACGACCCCAGCAACAGCGGCCGCGCCCTGAAGCTGCTGGAGCGCGCCGGGCTCATTCGCCTCAAGCCCGGTGTGGGCGTCACCGCGACCGTGCGGGACATCACCACCAACCTCAAGCGCCTGCGCTTTCGCGAACTCGAAGCCGCGCAGCTTCCCCGCGCTCTCGCAGACGTGGACGCGGCGGTGATCAACACCAACTACGCGCTGGAAGCGGGCCTCAACCCCCTGAAGGACGCGCTCGTTCTCGAGGACAAGCGCAGCCCCTACGCCAACCTCCTTGTCGCCAAGCCCGCCACCCTGAAAAACCCCGACTACCTCAAGCTCGTCAAAGCCCTGCAGAGCCCCGAGGTGAAGGCTTTTCTCCTCAAGAAGTACGGTGGGGCCGTCGTTCCCGCCTTCTGA
- a CDS encoding 2-phosphosulfolactate phosphatase, with product MFWAQDEHGVRLEWGEPGVQHLAPWADAVVIVDVLSFSTAVDVGVSGGAAVLPFRWRDTRAATFAAAQGAVLAGDRDSGGPTLSPASLLGLPPGTRLVLPSPNGGTLCALAQESSRAVVVAACLRNAGAVGEWLRGRFARVLVVPAGERWPGGTLRPALEDSLGAGAVVEALCRSPGLSPSPEAAGARATFQALRKRLPELLSGCASGLELMGRGFPEDVTLAAELNVSSCVPVLQEGAFVNGVSPSHA from the coding sequence GTGTTCTGGGCGCAAGACGAGCACGGGGTGCGACTGGAATGGGGTGAACCCGGGGTGCAGCACCTCGCCCCGTGGGCGGACGCGGTCGTGATCGTGGACGTGTTGTCCTTTTCCACCGCCGTGGACGTCGGCGTGTCCGGGGGTGCGGCGGTGCTGCCCTTCCGCTGGCGGGACACCCGGGCCGCCACCTTCGCGGCGGCGCAGGGGGCCGTGCTGGCAGGAGACCGCGACTCGGGCGGGCCTACCCTCTCCCCCGCCTCGCTGCTGGGCCTTCCACCGGGAACGAGGCTGGTTCTGCCCTCGCCCAATGGCGGAACACTCTGCGCGCTGGCCCAGGAGAGCAGCCGCGCCGTGGTGGTCGCGGCCTGCCTGCGAAACGCCGGAGCGGTGGGCGAATGGCTGCGCGGACGCTTTGCGCGGGTTCTCGTGGTCCCGGCGGGGGAAAGGTGGCCCGGCGGCACGCTGCGGCCCGCTCTGGAAGACAGCCTGGGGGCGGGCGCGGTCGTGGAGGCACTCTGCCGCTCGCCGGGCCTCTCCCCTTCCCCGGAGGCGGCGGGCGCACGAGCGACGTTCCAGGCCCTGCGGAAACGGCTGCCGGAACTGCTGAGCGGGTGCGCGTCAGGCTTGGAGCTGATGGGTCGGGGCTTCCCGGAGGACGTGACGCTGGCGGCAGAACTGAACGTGAGCTCCTGCGTGCCCGTCTTGCAGGAGGGTGCCTTCGTCAACGGGGTCTCCCCTTCTCACGCCTAA
- a CDS encoding Cof-type HAD-IIB family hydrolase, with translation MLGLLCVDVDGTLVGTENAVREDVWAALAQARARGIRIVLCSGRPAFGNALRYAQKLDPDGWHVFQNGASVVNVESGASLSEPLPPEGLDLLLTRAQETGRLLEVYTDREYGITQPGDLARRHAELLGLPYVPRSPQELTGTRVRAQWVVPLEESEAVQAEPHPGLDLHPAGSPVMPDVTFISVTRAGVSKGSAVTRVAAAYGVPLSRVMMVGDGHNDVSALQVVGHPVAMGNAEAEARAAARYHVAHVDAGGLVEAVGLALTL, from the coding sequence ATGCTGGGTCTTCTCTGTGTGGACGTGGACGGAACGCTCGTCGGTACCGAAAACGCGGTCCGGGAGGACGTGTGGGCGGCTCTGGCTCAGGCGCGTGCTCGCGGGATTCGAATCGTGCTGTGTAGCGGCCGTCCCGCCTTTGGAAACGCGCTGCGCTACGCCCAGAAGCTCGACCCGGACGGCTGGCACGTCTTCCAGAACGGAGCGTCGGTGGTGAACGTGGAAAGCGGCGCCAGCCTCTCGGAGCCGCTGCCGCCGGAGGGCCTGGACCTGCTTCTCACGCGCGCGCAGGAGACGGGGCGCCTGCTGGAGGTGTACACCGATCGCGAGTACGGCATCACGCAGCCCGGCGACCTCGCGCGGCGGCACGCGGAGCTGCTGGGCCTCCCCTACGTGCCGCGCTCCCCACAGGAGCTCACCGGCACGCGGGTGCGGGCACAGTGGGTGGTGCCGCTGGAGGAGTCCGAGGCCGTTCAAGCCGAACCCCATCCGGGGCTGGACCTGCACCCGGCGGGCAGCCCGGTGATGCCCGACGTGACATTCATCAGCGTGACTCGCGCGGGGGTGAGCAAGGGGAGCGCGGTCACCCGCGTTGCTGCTGCCTACGGGGTGCCGCTTTCCCGCGTGATGATGGTGGGCGACGGACACAACGACGTCTCGGCCCTGCAAGTGGTCGGCCACCCGGTGGCCATGGGCAACGCTGAGGCCGAGGCCCGGGCCGCCGCCCGCTACCACGTCGCCCACGTGGACGCAGGGGGACTGGTGGAAGCGGTGGGGCTGGCCCTGACGTTATGA